From one Phocaeicola salanitronis DSM 18170 genomic stretch:
- the uvrA gene encoding excinuclease ABC subunit UvrA produces MSETNYISIKGARVNNLKNIDVNIPRNKLVVITGLSGSGKSSLAFDTLYAEGQRRYVESLSSYARQFLGRMSKPECDFIKGIPPAIAIEQKVVSRNPRSTVGTSTEIYEYLRLLFARIGKTYSPVSGQLVKKDSPEDIVACMLSYPKGTRYTVLTPILPREGRDVAQQIETDMKEGFTRLEVNGKMVRIEEYQYNPKDTVYLLVDRMSADDSKDAVSRLTDSAETAMYEGDGACLLRFYQPDGSTSLYRFSTKFEADGIKFEEPSDQMFSFNSPLGACPKCEGFGKVIGIDEHLVIPNRALSVYDGSVMCWRGEKMGEWLQAFLREAPEHDFPIFAPYYELTQAQKDYLWHGPRDKVCIDSFFKMLEENQYKIQYRVMLARYRGKTTCPECHGSRLKKEALYVKVGGRTIAELVDMPISRLKEFFRTLELSGHDMQIAARLLNEINSRLAFLEDVGLSYLTLNRLSNSLSGGESQRINLATSLGSSLVGSLYILDEPSIGLHSRDTDRLIKVLRQLQQLGNTVVVVEHDEEIIRAADYIIDIGPKAGRLGGEIVYEGDMKDLKPGSPSYTVRYLLGEDTIPLPASHRSWNNYIEVKGARENNLKGIDVRFPLNVMTVVTGVSGSGKSTLVRDIFYKALKREYSEASERPGEFVSLEGDIRMVKDIEFVDQNPIGKSSRSNPVTYVKAYDEIRKLFAEQPLAKQMGYTAGYFSFNTEGGRCEECKGEGTVTVEMQFMADLVLECESCHGKRFKSDTLEVKYEGKNIYDVLEMTVDQAIEFFTAHGQKKIVKKLQPLQEVGLGYIKLGQSSSTLSGGENQRVKLAYFLSIEKVQPTIFVFDEPTTGLHFHDIKKLLEAFDALIERGHTVVIIEHNLDVIKCADHVIDLGPEGGGQGGNLVVCGTPEEVAQCAASYTGQYLKEKLSAIDN; encoded by the coding sequence ATGTCTGAAACCAACTATATATCCATAAAAGGCGCACGGGTGAACAACCTGAAGAACATCGACGTAAACATCCCGCGCAACAAGCTGGTGGTCATCACCGGATTGTCGGGCTCGGGCAAGTCGTCGCTGGCGTTCGATACCCTCTACGCCGAAGGGCAGCGGCGCTACGTGGAAAGCCTTTCCTCGTATGCCCGCCAGTTTCTGGGACGCATGAGCAAGCCCGAATGCGACTTTATCAAAGGCATCCCGCCCGCCATCGCCATCGAACAGAAAGTTGTGAGCCGCAACCCGCGCTCTACGGTGGGCACCTCGACCGAAATCTATGAATACCTGCGCCTGCTCTTTGCCCGCATAGGGAAGACCTATTCGCCCGTAAGCGGGCAACTGGTCAAGAAAGACAGCCCCGAAGACATCGTGGCATGCATGCTTTCGTATCCGAAGGGCACACGGTATACGGTGCTTACCCCCATCCTGCCCCGTGAAGGGCGCGACGTGGCCCAGCAAATCGAGACCGACATGAAAGAAGGCTTCACCCGGCTGGAAGTCAACGGGAAAATGGTGCGCATCGAAGAATACCAGTACAACCCGAAAGATACGGTCTACCTGCTCGTAGACCGCATGAGCGCGGACGACTCGAAAGACGCGGTAAGCCGCCTGACCGACTCGGCGGAGACCGCCATGTACGAGGGCGACGGAGCCTGCCTGCTCCGCTTCTACCAGCCCGACGGTTCGACCAGCCTCTACCGGTTCAGCACGAAGTTTGAGGCGGACGGCATCAAGTTCGAAGAGCCGAGCGACCAGATGTTCTCGTTCAACTCGCCCTTAGGGGCTTGTCCGAAGTGCGAAGGCTTCGGCAAGGTGATAGGCATCGACGAGCACCTGGTCATCCCCAACCGTGCGTTGAGCGTATACGACGGATCCGTGATGTGCTGGCGCGGGGAGAAAATGGGCGAATGGCTTCAAGCCTTCCTGCGCGAAGCTCCCGAACACGACTTCCCCATCTTTGCGCCTTACTACGAGCTGACCCAGGCGCAAAAGGATTACCTCTGGCACGGCCCGCGCGACAAGGTGTGCATCGACTCGTTCTTCAAGATGCTGGAAGAGAACCAGTACAAGATACAATACCGGGTGATGCTGGCACGCTACCGGGGGAAGACCACCTGCCCCGAATGCCACGGAAGCCGGCTGAAGAAAGAAGCCTTATATGTAAAGGTAGGGGGACGCACCATCGCCGAACTGGTAGACATGCCCATCAGCCGGCTCAAGGAGTTTTTCCGCACCCTGGAACTGAGCGGGCACGACATGCAAATCGCCGCCCGGCTTCTGAACGAAATAAACAGCCGCCTCGCCTTTCTGGAAGACGTGGGGCTGAGCTACCTGACGCTGAACCGCCTGAGCAATTCGCTATCGGGCGGAGAAAGCCAGCGCATCAACCTTGCCACCTCGCTGGGAAGCAGCCTGGTAGGCTCCTTATATATATTAGACGAGCCCAGCATCGGGCTGCATAGCCGCGACACCGACCGCCTCATCAAGGTATTGCGCCAGCTGCAACAATTGGGCAATACGGTGGTAGTGGTAGAGCACGACGAGGAAATCATCCGTGCCGCCGACTACATCATCGACATCGGTCCCAAAGCCGGAAGGCTGGGAGGCGAAATCGTGTACGAAGGCGACATGAAAGACCTGAAGCCGGGAAGCCCGAGCTACACCGTGAGATACCTGCTGGGCGAAGACACCATTCCCCTCCCCGCCTCGCACCGCTCGTGGAACAACTACATCGAAGTGAAAGGCGCACGCGAAAACAACCTGAAAGGCATCGACGTGCGTTTCCCGCTCAACGTGATGACGGTGGTGACCGGAGTGAGCGGTTCGGGGAAGAGCACCCTGGTGCGCGACATTTTCTATAAGGCACTGAAGCGGGAATACAGCGAAGCCAGCGAGCGTCCGGGCGAGTTTGTATCGCTGGAAGGCGACATCCGCATGGTGAAGGACATCGAGTTCGTAGACCAGAACCCGATAGGCAAGTCTTCGCGAAGCAACCCGGTGACCTACGTGAAAGCCTACGATGAAATCCGGAAGCTCTTCGCCGAACAGCCCCTTGCCAAACAAATGGGATATACGGCAGGCTATTTCTCGTTCAACACCGAAGGCGGACGATGCGAGGAATGCAAGGGCGAAGGAACGGTGACCGTAGAGATGCAATTCATGGCAGACCTGGTGCTGGAATGCGAGTCGTGCCACGGGAAACGCTTCAAGAGCGACACGCTGGAGGTGAAATACGAAGGAAAGAACATCTACGATGTACTGGAAATGACCGTAGACCAAGCCATCGAGTTCTTCACCGCGCACGGGCAAAAGAAAATCGTGAAGAAGCTCCAGCCCCTGCAGGAAGTAGGGCTGGGATACATCAAGCTGGGGCAATCGTCGTCCACCCTGTCGGGAGGCGAGAACCAGCGTGTGAAGCTGGCTTATTTCCTCAGCATCGAAAAGGTACAGCCCACCATCTTTGTCTTCGACGAACCCACCACAGGCTTGCACTTCCACGATATAAAGAAACTCTTGGAGGCCTTCGACGCCTTAATCGAGCGGGGGCATACCGTGGTGATTATCGAACACAACCTGGACGTCATCAAATGCGCCGACCATGTCATCGACTTAGGTCCGGAAGGAGGCGGGCAGGGAGGAAACCTCGTCGTATGCGGCACACCCGAAGAAGTGGCGCAATGCGCGGCTTCGTACACAGGGCAATACCTGAAGGAGAAACTATCAGCAATCGACAATTGA
- a CDS encoding glycoside hydrolase family 10 protein: protein MKAKMILTACLLCLSVWQAMMAQTVYPKREFRGAWIQCVNGQFQGMPPRQMQAMLVKQLDKLEKAGINAIIFQVRAECDALYKSSYEPWSRFLTGVQGQVPNPMWDPLQFMIDECHKRNMELHAWINPYRAQTKGTTALSPLHPYNKYPNLFVRYAGQLYFDPGQPESRKYICRIVRDIVSRYDIDAIHMDDYFYPYPVNGMDFPDNVSFAAYGRGFTNKADWRRDNVNVLIKEIHETVRQCKPWVKFGVSPFGIYRNKKSDPNGSNTNGLQNYDDLYADVLLWVNNGWVDYNIPQVYWEIGHPAADYDTLVRWWAKHSAARPLYIGQDVMRTVSKADPKKPAQHQMPAKYQLQRSLPAIGGSCQWYAAAVVDNPGSYCDMLKKVYHKYPALQPRYPFMDDKAPKKVRKVKPVWTEDGYILFWTAPKAKDVMDEAVQYVVYRFGNKEDVNLKDPSHIVAITRDCFYKLPYEDGKTKYRYVVTALDRLQNESKAVKKKVKL, encoded by the coding sequence ATGAAAGCGAAGATGATTTTGACGGCTTGCTTGCTTTGCTTGTCCGTATGGCAGGCTATGATGGCGCAAACCGTATATCCGAAGCGGGAGTTCCGCGGAGCGTGGATACAGTGTGTGAATGGACAATTTCAGGGAATGCCTCCCCGGCAGATGCAGGCGATGCTTGTCAAGCAATTAGATAAATTGGAAAAGGCGGGTATCAATGCCATTATTTTTCAAGTACGGGCAGAGTGTGACGCGCTGTATAAATCTTCATACGAGCCTTGGAGCCGATTTCTGACAGGGGTGCAAGGGCAGGTGCCCAATCCGATGTGGGACCCTTTGCAATTTATGATAGACGAATGCCACAAGCGGAATATGGAGCTTCATGCGTGGATTAACCCTTATCGGGCGCAGACCAAGGGCACGACGGCGCTTTCTCCGCTTCATCCCTATAATAAATATCCCAACCTTTTCGTGCGCTATGCCGGCCAGTTGTATTTCGACCCCGGACAGCCCGAGTCGCGCAAGTACATTTGCCGCATTGTGCGCGACATTGTCTCGCGCTACGACATCGATGCCATCCACATGGACGATTATTTCTATCCCTATCCGGTGAACGGTATGGACTTTCCGGATAACGTCAGTTTTGCGGCATACGGAAGGGGCTTTACGAACAAGGCGGACTGGAGGCGCGATAATGTGAACGTATTGATAAAGGAGATTCACGAGACGGTGCGCCAGTGCAAGCCGTGGGTGAAGTTCGGCGTGTCACCTTTCGGTATCTACCGCAACAAGAAATCAGACCCGAACGGAAGCAATACGAACGGGCTTCAGAACTACGATGACCTGTATGCCGATGTGCTGTTGTGGGTGAACAACGGCTGGGTGGATTACAACATCCCGCAGGTATATTGGGAAATCGGGCATCCGGCGGCAGACTATGACACCTTGGTGCGCTGGTGGGCGAAGCATTCGGCTGCACGTCCGTTGTATATCGGTCAGGACGTAATGCGTACGGTTTCGAAAGCTGATCCGAAGAAGCCTGCCCAGCATCAGATGCCGGCAAAATATCAGTTGCAGCGCTCGCTTCCTGCCATCGGAGGAAGTTGCCAGTGGTATGCCGCCGCGGTGGTGGACAATCCGGGAAGTTATTGCGACATGCTGAAGAAGGTTTATCACAAGTATCCTGCCCTCCAGCCCCGTTATCCGTTTATGGACGACAAGGCTCCGAAGAAGGTGCGCAAGGTGAAGCCGGTATGGACCGAAGACGGATACATCCTGTTCTGGACGGCTCCGAAAGCCAAAGACGTGATGGATGAGGCGGTGCAATACGTGGTGTACCGCTTCGGGAATAAGGAAGATGTCAACCTGAAAGACCCTTCGCACATCGTAGCCATTACGCGCGATTGCTTCTATAAGCTTCCGTATGAGGACGGGAAGACAAAGTACCGCTATGTAGTGACTGCCCTCGACCGCTTGCAGAACGAATCGAAGGCGGTGAAGAAGAAGGTGAAGCTGTGA
- a CDS encoding porin family protein, with amino-acid sequence MKKLVLTMLFGLIALAGYSQARWDVQFGMNFSNMTKLDETKALPGFKLGIGMDYAFTDNWSFQSGLMFASKGFKVKEGGWKATQRPIYLDIPLLAAYKFNITDDIKFVVDAGPYLAIGLGGKYKDDDDDDWKVFDDEGSNWKRFDLGIQWGVGVELGEHYLVNFTGQNGFITPYDFPSEYDGDKPKNMTFTIGIGYRF; translated from the coding sequence ATGAAAAAGTTAGTATTGACAATGTTGTTTGGGCTGATAGCTCTTGCAGGGTATTCGCAAGCTCGTTGGGACGTTCAGTTTGGTATGAACTTCAGTAACATGACGAAGTTGGATGAAACAAAGGCTTTGCCCGGTTTTAAGTTGGGAATAGGGATGGATTATGCCTTTACTGACAATTGGTCTTTCCAGTCGGGATTGATGTTTGCTTCAAAGGGTTTTAAAGTAAAGGAAGGCGGTTGGAAAGCTACCCAACGGCCTATTTATTTGGATATTCCTTTGCTGGCTGCTTATAAATTCAATATTACAGATGACATTAAATTTGTAGTTGATGCCGGTCCTTACTTGGCAATTGGATTGGGAGGTAAATATAAAGACGATGACGATGATGATTGGAAGGTTTTTGATGATGAAGGCTCAAATTGGAAACGCTTTGATTTAGGTATCCAATGGGGGGTTGGTGTAGAATTAGGTGAACACTATTTGGTTAATTTTACCGGTCAGAATGGCTTCATTACTCCGTATGATTTTCCTAGCGAATATGATGGAGACAAACCGAAAAATATGACTTTCACAATTGGTATAGGTTATAGATTCTAA
- a CDS encoding prephenate dehydrogenase, which translates to MKILILGAGKMGSFFTDVLSFEHEVAVFETDPKRLRFMYNCYRFTKEEEIEAFRPELVINAVTVKYTLQAFNQVMPFLPKDCIISDIASVKTDLQAFYEQCGFRYVSTHPMFGPTFANLDQLSSENAIIIKEGDHLGKIFFKDLYQRLGLNIFEYTFEEHDETMAYSLSIPFVSTFAFAAVMKHQDAPGTTFKRHMAIAKGVLSEDDYLLQEILFNPRTPAHVEGIRTELNELLDIISQKDAGRMRAYLEKIRGHIK; encoded by the coding sequence ATGAAAATATTGATATTGGGAGCCGGCAAAATGGGCTCCTTCTTTACCGATGTATTGAGCTTTGAGCACGAAGTGGCTGTATTCGAAACCGACCCGAAGCGGTTGCGCTTCATGTACAATTGCTACCGGTTTACGAAAGAAGAAGAAATCGAGGCTTTCCGTCCCGAACTGGTCATCAACGCCGTAACCGTAAAATACACCCTTCAAGCCTTCAACCAGGTGATGCCGTTCTTGCCCAAGGATTGCATCATCAGCGATATCGCTTCGGTCAAGACCGACCTGCAGGCGTTCTACGAGCAATGCGGATTCCGTTATGTATCTACCCACCCGATGTTCGGACCGACCTTTGCTAACTTAGACCAACTGAGTTCGGAGAACGCCATCATCATCAAGGAAGGCGACCATCTGGGCAAGATATTCTTTAAAGACCTGTATCAACGCCTGGGCTTGAACATCTTCGAATATACGTTCGAGGAGCACGACGAGACCATGGCATACTCGCTTTCCATCCCGTTTGTGTCTACTTTCGCCTTTGCGGCGGTGATGAAGCACCAGGATGCGCCGGGCACCACATTCAAACGCCACATGGCTATCGCCAAAGGCGTATTGAGCGAAGACGATTACCTGTTACAGGAAATCCTGTTCAACCCCCGCACCCCGGCACACGTGGAAGGCATCCGCACCGAACTGAACGAGCTGCTGGACATCATCAGCCAGAAAGATGCCGGGAGGATGCGTGCCTATCTGGAAAAGATTCGAGGACATATAAAGTAA